The Vigna unguiculata cultivar IT97K-499-35 chromosome 11, ASM411807v1, whole genome shotgun sequence genomic sequence CTGGGAGGAAATCCCATTGGTGATGTGTTTCATTAGGGTGTGCCTTAACAGTCAGTATTGTTCCATTTTTGTGAAGATATCCTAAACTCTACTAGTTATTCATACTCATGTGGAGGATAATGGTtaggtggtgagagtagcatgaTGGTTCCATTTTTCTTATGACTATAAAAGAGATTAACCTTATGTGTGGTAGCTAAAGGAGAGCAGCTCGGACAAACAAGTTATTTCATTATTTCACCACAGGTGCATGGCTTCACTAGTCTGACACAAGAGCACGTATCCAGATAATATTGAGtctagaagagtttgattcataaTATGATATGCTATGTGGTTGTGCTATATTTGATGAATATGGAAATTTGTATGCATCTGTATTCTCTTCTTTAGTTAGCTTCAAGGTTATCAAACTTGAGAGTCTACGTAGACTTGTGAGAGCTTCGTAGACTCGACTCGCATACTTGACTCGTAGACTCGTAAGAGTCTACTTCATCTGAAAAGTTATATATAGTACcatacaaattcaaaatttcatcacCACAATTAATGCAAAAAGTAAACAATAGTTCAATAATTCTAAATAACTTAGTTCAACACACATGCCTAAGTTATATAAGTTCAAAGTACACCAAATACATAAGTTAATACAAATCACATCATAAATAACTTCAAATTTCTGGCTCCAATCCTCTAATTATATCATCTCCAacatcatcttctccatcaccatcAAGCTCTTCATCATATGATAAGTGTGCATCATCAACATTGGCATCAAAAACTATATTATCAAGATCAAATGCTTCTAAAGTAGGATCAACTGAACTTGGCCCAACTATGTCAACATTTCCCTCGTCACCTTCACCTTGAACAAGCTCAAACCTAACATTATCTCCATCTTTTGTTATCCATTCATCATCAGACTCAATATCATCAAATGAGAGAGCAACTATTTTCCTAATTTGTTTACTTTTGAGCTTCAAGTTGTACATGACATAAACCAagtcattcatctttttttatgcaaacggtttcttctttttgtgtgcACCTATAAACAAATATGAATGTTTACAAGCtaaaaattagaaacaaaaaataacttaacaAAGTTGACTTACCATTTCAAATGAGCTCCAATTACGCTCACACCCAGAAGAACTGCAAGTTAAGTTCAAAACTCGAATGGCAAATCGCTTCAACTCTGGAGTTCCATCTCCAAACATCTCCCACCATTCTCCAGGAAGCATAACTTTCCTACAATCTTTTGCATTTTCCATTGAGAAAAGTCCTTTTGTAAAATGAAACTCTATAAGCggcaaattaatttttttcctttctacaacatCCTTGACCAATCTTTTCATGCATTCATACAACCCTTCCTTTACCTCAACATCATCATTTCTAAAATTAGGTTCATAGTGCATGTGAGGGTTAAGGTAATATGCAGCCGCATGCAAAGGTCTATGAAGTTGATTATTCCACCTCTCATCAATTATGTTCCAAATCGGTTCATAACTACAATTATGCAATCATGCAATGTTagaaataattacacaaaataTGGATTGACAATTTAAAAGAGATAAGGTATATAAATATTAccttttcttaatattattgaagttaaatttgatcttcTCTTTTGCAGAATCCATTTCTTCATAAATGAAACCCATTGCGGGTTTTACATCTGAATCCACTAGTCGAATGACCACCATCAAAGGAGTAGCAACTTTGAGACAAGTGGTTACATTCTTCCAAAATCGGCTATCTAATACCACATGCTCAATTTTTCTCCTTTCTATTGAAGTTCCAAATTTCTTGATTTCCACTCATTAGAGCTAAAGAAGCTCATTAACGATGCTTTCAATTCATGGAGACATGCAAAAGTTAAATAAGATGTGGCAAATCTAGTCATACCTGGACTTATCAAGTCTCTACCTTTGGTGAACTTCTTCAGCATGCTAATTAGCATTGCTCTACCATAAATGTAGGTAGTGATTCTTCTCCCCTTCTTGATAGTAATTTGATAGACCTTTAAATGTTTCTCAAAATCTTCAAAGATCAAATCAATGCAATGGGTAACACATGGAGTCCAATACAAATGCTCCCGTTTTTTCATCAATAAGTCCCCAGCTGCCTTGAAATTTGTAGCATTATCGGTAACCACTTGAACTACATTCTCCTCTCCAACAAATTCCACTACATCATCCAACATCTTAAACACTTTATCTGCAGTTTTTGAGATATCTGATGTATCCAATGAATAAAGAAATACGGTCCCTTTAGGACTATTCACTAGAAAGTTACAAATTGAACGTCTTTTCTTATCAGTCCACCCATCAGACATGATTGTGTAACCAGTTCTTTTCCACTCCTCCTTAAACTCTTCAAGGATTACACGACTTTTTGCACTGCTTGTTTCAAAAGTTTTTCTCTAATATCATGATATGATGGAGGTTTGTAGCCAACTCCATATCTTCCAATCATTTCACACATTTTTGCAAAAGCAGGATTTCTAATAACATTGAATGGAATAGCACTTGTGTAAAAAAATTCAGCCATTTGAGCATCAACTTTTTCTTTATCCCCTTTCTTGTACAACTAATTTAAAGTAGATTGAACACCTTGACTGAATTTTTCCATTCCTTTATTTTTGAACATCATACTACTGCTACTTTGATTGGTATCCACCTCTGCCACAACTTTCATCATTACAACTTTCACTTCTTCAGGAACTGAGGCACATGGTTCAGAATCATATATAGTACCAGCAATATGATGCTTAAATATGAAAATCCCTCCATTGAATGTTTTTGAGCAATAGTTGCATTCCTTTATTTTTGAACATCATGCTACTACTACTTTGATTGGTATCCACCTCTGCCACAACTTTCATCATTACAACTTTCACTTCTTCATAAACTGAGCCACATGGTTCAGAATCATATCTAGTACCGACAATATGATGCTTAAATCTGAAAATTCCtccattgaatattttttagcaATAGTTagcatttaactttttttccatTGCCCAAAACATCTGTTCCATGTTTCCATCCAATGTTAGTACGGTTTCCTGAAGCATTCTTACTTCTAGGTCTAGGAGGTCTAGCATTGGGCtcacaagaatttgaaattgtCCCACTTCCAGACATTGCAAAATAGCAATCaactagaaataaaattatttgtctttttcgaaaaccataaataaaaaaaaagatattaaataaaaaaataaacatataaacatacgtaataataataattaagaaactaagaaacaataaataaaaagaataaattatatattaaaaatgattaaattatgcttttaaaccccattttcgtagcaaaatttgaatttggtccctcaattaatTAGTGATGGAGTAACAGTGTTAAATGAGgtaccacgtgtcagcttctggattttttggatttttttttattatttttttttgaattttttattattttttattatcttttttaaaatttttaaaaaaatttaaattttgtcacgtgtcaagctgacatcgtgccacgtggcagtgacagtgccacgtggcagtgacaatgccacgtgtcactatttgggaggtgtcattttctcattctcaacttggtccctctattttattttttgtctcaatttagtcccaatttttgtaaaaattatgcaatttcatccccctccaaattgaaacaaaaattataaaatgttatacaaatatttttattaaatgatttttttattcaaattgatatttttattatatattttcaataaaaccaagtttctttaaatttgtttcacattaaattttacttaaaattgttttaaaattttaaatttatttgttttttattgttacataaactagttaatttttcttaaattatataattgttatttttatactaactaaaatatttgtatagaaattattgaattttacacattttaaaaatatgcaattatttaaaatataaattcaaataaaaaacaatattaaagtataatgtaataaaatatcaatattatttatgaatttttttattaacattattttctattaacaactttaaaacaattttaaataaagtttaacgtaaaatataaattaaaataaacttaatcttgttaaaaatatttacttgaaatatcaattttgatagaaatatttgtgcctatttatatagaaattaaatttggtttcaatttggagggagacgaaattgcataatttttacaaaaattgggactaaattgagacaaaaaataaaataaagggaccaaattgagaatgagaaaatgacaactcccaaatagtgatacgtggcactgtcactgccacgtggcactatgtccacttgacacgtggcaaaattttaatttttttaaaaattttaaaaaaattaataaaatataaaaaattcaaaaaattcaaaaaatccagaagctgacacgtggcaccccatttaacaccgttacttcagccctaacggaaaggacttgattgggtcaaatttcccaaaatagggaccagattgagataaaaaataattgagggaccaaattcaaattttgctatgaaaatggggactaaaagtataatttaacctaaaaaaataaagacccaTTTCAGCGGTACTATGCGACCCATTTCAATATCATGATTCAAGACCCATTTCaattttaacacttttaaaataataaccaCTGTGACCtatttcttcaaatgaaattataaaatgcaAACTGCAAAATCAGAAAACCCATTTGCGAAGATCCATTTGCTTACCACTCAACTACGGGACGCAGAGATCAGAGATGAGAAATGTGAAATGAGATGTCACGAAGTTGGTCGAAGGTCGTGAGGCTGCAATCGGAGGTCGCAAGGCTGGTCGGAGGTCACAAGGCTACAATCATAGGTCGCGAGGTTGCGAAAATGTCAACGCTTTCACCTTCTGAATCTCGTCGGGGCTGCTTCGATCTTTGCTTCTTTTTTGATTAGGGTTTGTGGGGTTTTTTATTTGGGCTTCAATCACTGATTTCATATGAGTATTCAATTTCTGATGTTGGGGCTTTTGTTTGGGTTTAAAATCTGCATAGGAACGACATATTTTCATGTCGTTTTGTCTCCCATTACAAACTCGATGACTCGTTTCGAACTCGCGAGTCTGTTACGAGTCAACTGAGTTTATTCCGAGTCCACTCCGAGTCTGAAAAAAAACGAGTTTACGAGCGAGTTAACTCGTGAACAGTGCACTGACTTGCAGACTCGTACGGGTTTACAAGTCAACCCGCGAGTTCGATAACCATGGTTAGCTTACCATTCTTCAATGTTCTTTcctttgttgtttattttcttttgcaatgatcatcttattgatgtgagcatatgaaAATGTAGATGTAGTGGTACTTTTTGTGGTTGAGGCGTTATCAGTTTGGGCGGTCGAGCGAGATTAGATCCTGTTAGGTATAATTTGGAAATAGAAGGATAATATAATAGCTGGAgaaatgtataatattattgtaGTCTTATATGATatgactgtattaatatacCATATACATTGGACTATCTACTTTCTgaatattcataataaaatgttttatttagtagttcTTAAGTTGttaaaattgggatgttacaatcaTACTCCCATAAATAGTATCAATTGGAACAAAATCGTCCCAAGAATTCCATGCACCCTACATCAATGCTAACCAATGCCCGTATATAATCACCACACATCTTGCATAAATACTAGTCAATGCTCACGCATAAACATCATACACCCTTCATCAAAACATTGTCGCAACCCATGATGCAAAACCATCAAACCTTACGAAAAGCAACAGATCGAACATCTGCACTTCACAACCGTCGTGCCATTTGACTCCCTCGCCAAAGACGCAACACTCGTCGACGTAACACCTACTAATGTAGCACCACCATTGACTCTCGTTGAAGTAGATCTGTAAAACATAGAGCACTTCCTCCACGCACATGCGAGCACCAACTACGATGTCCTTCACAGATCCAGGAGCATCTCACCACACACGAACTCCACTACAAATTCAGCATGACTCACAATCCTTGCACCTCCACGAACCCAACTGCAGGTTCACTATGACAATGATCCTTCTATCAAATTTCTCATTACAACTTCAGCATCCAAGGATGATTCTCCAACAACAACGAATTAATCTTTTCTTATGTGGAAGATCAAACTACTCTGCAACCAcaaagcatactaagaaaaaatcaTACCGAACCATAGCTCTGATATCACTATTGAGAAAACCTCCGACAATCActtattaatagagaaataaaataaacacaagaaAACACATAGACAACTTTGTCATGCACTTTGACCCCGAGTACATCCACACCctccaaaaaaataatttaactcaaACCTCACAACTCACTtattacaagagtataagaaataagaataagaagAGTCAAATACAAGCTTTGAAGTCTCTTTGACTCGAGGCAAAGAACATCATGGACTTAAAGCCCATTATATAGTTACTAACACTCACCCCTTAGGTTATCCTAGGTGATGTAGGACTTTTCAAgatgtattattttcatcagcCAACCAATTTCCCACCCATTGCGAATTTTATCTACACATACCGTGGGTACAAGTCCCATGACTTGTGTTAGTATATTTTGTGTTGAGTATTTTATATTACTCGTAGTTTATTTGTTCATTTCTATATTTGAACaaggattttttttcttgtaatattgAATCACATGCAGAgatagtttttatattttagtcgGGGAAGTTTTTAAATAGGATGGAGCATGAGTATGATGGTAACACAGCCATTTGTTCTCATGACCTAGATATATGAAGTTACATTGAAGTATTAGGAATTATTAAAGCTATTAGTTATCTTTCGATGAGGAGTTATGGTATTTTGAAGGTGGTAATGTGTTGGAGAATGAGTTGTAAATGTTGGTAGATGATAAAAATTCATTGAATATGTTAGATATGTTAAGGGGAAATGGTCAAGTTCTTATGTTTGTTGTGTATAATATCTCCTGACTTAAAAGGTTGAACATGTTTTGTATTGGAAGAGTGCAAAAATTATTTGCATAGGTGTATTTTGTTATTAAGAAATAGATAAATTGCTTACACATTTAGCCATTTTGTAAAAAGTCTGATGTGACTTGAAAGTATTTGGGTCAATGGAAGGCAATTCCACATGTAAAATGGTTATATGaatttgctttttcttttttagaagACATACTGAGGATTTTGGTTGTTGGAACTTTCAATTTATCTTCTGACATTCTTCGTGTTTTTTCTTGGACAAAGTATTTTGTCGCGACTTCCATGAAACTTACAAAAACTCAATGTTGGGTTCACGTCCATGGCCTTCCCTTAGAGTATTGATAGCCGAAAGCAATTTTCTCAATAGTACATGGAATGGGTACATCTTTCTTTAGATGATTATACCAAGAATAAGTCTCGAAGCTTCTTTGCTATCTTTGTTGATGATGATTTGTCATTTGATtttcttaatcaaattttggtggaAAGACAAGGATTTGCATGTATGGTTGATATAGAGTATGAAAAAATTGTCtttgttttattcaaattgtAAAATGATTAGTCATAATTTATCTAATTGTAGACAATTACAACACGATGTCCATGTTATCTATGGTAGGGAGAAAACAGTTGATGCAAAAATACAACAATATTATCATCTTAAGATAGTTGGTGTACAGGATGAGACTAAGGACTCTTTAGTTCAAGTGGTGGTGGAGTTTgttcgcaaaaaaaaaaagttaataccAAATTCTCCGAAGCAAAGCTTTCTAAATATCAAAAGTCTTTTTTGAAATCTGAGATGATTGattgacaaattttataatatgttgaagattttttttttctggtatatgaaattcaaaatatgaaataatttacaTAAAGAAAATCGTGAATTTTtctcataataaatatttttagtcgcaatataattttattttaaatttagtgtgatctttcatattttttatttatttatttattaataaaatatttcatgtaATTCTCAACTTAAGCTTATTTGGAAACTGAAATAATGTCTACTTAaaatgtatgttattttttattcaaaacaatataaaatctTTTTAAGATAAATAGTAGAATgcttaatatgaaaaatatgacaattgaaaaaaaattaattaatttataaaaaagcttcaaagttaaaaataaaaataagaaattcaatttattgataaaaatgtatttatcaataaaataaaatttgcacaCAACACCGTATTAACATGTAAAGTTCATTTTACATTTATGAATTAATTCATCGAATTCACCGAACAAGTAATCTTGCTAGAAAGTTATAACTGACGAAACTAGATTAACCAAAAAGTCTTCAATAGACTTTTCAACTACCAagtctaatatatatatatatatatatatatatatatatatattctttgacACGATATTGTAACTAATAATTACTTCGAAAATATCCAAACATCGTAAACAACTTAGTTACTAGAAGGGTTCTGCAATTTTGAAACGACAAAACTTATAACATAGTTGATATATCatacactagtgcaaaataaatatattagatCGGTTTCGGAGCccatattagatcggttctacaaccgatctaatatacaCTGATGTAATATGTCAAAGACATGTTAGATCGATTCTGAAACAATTGATCTAATATCTTttactgaaaagaaaaaaaaaacattttcgaAAGTGACCATGCGAATGGGCAAAGGAGAAACGAACCACCAACAAACCACCACAGACCAACACCAACGAACCACCAAGTGAACCACCAACGAACCACCATAGAGAACACCGCACCCCAACCGCAAACTTGACTAAAAGACTTCACGAAACACCATGGGGACCAGCGGAACACATTCGGTAAAGCAGCGGTGTCACAAATTTGCTTCATTTGCAAAAGAGATGGGAAAACACCAAGCACCGAGAAAAACAACTACAAAGTGAGCTTTCTCCACAAACAAAAACCCTAGGCATGAgaaaatgagggaaaaaaaCACTAACTTGTTGCATTGGTTGTTGAAGAGTGGCatggaagagaagaagaagcttATTGAAGCACAGTGCGATGTTGGTAGGGCACGACGACAATGGTCATTGGCGCttggaagagaagaagaagcagtGGAGACGCAAGAGAGAAGACCAAAGGAGGCATGAGAGAGAAGACGaagtttgaaaaatgaaaagggtTTTCACAATTTATAGTGCAGAAaacatattagatcggttatttttttaaccgatctaatatgtgtgtgtatatatatatatatatatatatatatatatatatatgtatatatatatatatatatacatatatatatatatatatatatatatatatatatatatatatatatatatatatattagatcggttctcCCTATAACCGATTTAAAATACTTtccattatttacaaaattgccaccgtgttttaaattaaatcggTTTCGCTTCAACCAATCTTATTTCATGTTCTAATATCATCATTTTACACTAGTGATAATAGAATGAGTAGCAAATCTCACATAAAATAACAACAAGACcacattataatatataaaacaatgaatttttggatcttttttcttatttagtGCTCAACTTTCGAATGTCTACTCGATGTGAGAGTTATactcacacttggatttccCAACTATCTTTCCCTCAAGTATGAGTCCCTTTATATTGGAACTTTCTTCTCTAACAAATCACGAGTATCTCTTTACTTGTCTCCATCAAAAAGACTTTCGATACGAGAATTCGTTTAAACTAATCACCAAGATGGACCTTCGACTTTGATATCATTGATGGATCTTTTGAGAAAGGATTCATTAGATAAAAACAACACCAATGAAACATAAATTCAACTCACATAACAGATTGACACAATTTCCAACCTAAAGCCTTAAGCCAATGAATTTGCAAATTTTCTTCGTAAAATGATACTCAACTTTCTCATCTCTACTAAATGTGAGTGTTAGACTTACACATGAATTTCTAGCACTAAGATGGTTTATAGTTATTGAGATTTTATCCCACTCCAATTCTTTGGAGCTTGTTACCGTATGACTCATGTACGCACTAAGATGGTTTATAGTTATTGAGATTTTATCCCACTCCAATTCTTTGGAGCTTGTTACCGTATGACTCATGTActgataaatatttaatttcaagcTCGAGATGTTGATTCTCAACGTACAAAGGCATGTTAAAGATCTCACAtcaaataagaataaatttgagttataatatataagtgatgTACAATCTCACATTACAAGTGAATTTTGTGTAATTGAATTAAGTATAAACCCACTTATTAAGGCAATGAAATGAGTTTAGCTCTATACATTTGATTAACTTCAAAAACAGAACATAGTAgaatatgtgatttttttaaaaatggcaCACTTCGATGCAACTAAAATGCATGGAATAAAAGAGAACTGATATAACAGTTCCATTTCGTTCTGTCCATAGTACACATGCAAACCTACCAAAGAATCCTTCAAAATTGAATCACTCAACCAATACAAGTAAGAATTTGTACACATTTAAGtaatctaaatataaatatgccAAAATCCTGAAATGATCTTTCAGTCTTGAAGTGATAATCAAGAATGTCAAGTTCATCTTTCACCCAAATGTAAAGGCAAAACTCCGCAACTAAATTATACTAATGGTGGAAAGTGAAATGAGCACTCACAAGTACAACATCAAACTAAGCCTTGGCTGTGAGTAGAAGAATGATCTTCAAAGCGTTGAGTGAGCAGAAAAGGAAGTTACTTGGCCTTCTTAACAAGATTAGAGGTTCGAAACACAGCATCATCTCTGATGAAACTCCACCAAATGTAGGTCAGAGGAATAGTAGTGGCATGCCAAATAGCATGTGCATCAAAAAGTCCAAGATATGGAGGGAAATCATAGATTTCTAAAAGCATTGCAAGGCCACCAGAAAAAACTACAAACCATAGCTTCCAACGCGAAGGATGCTTACTAAAACCAGCCCAAACTGCCCACATGGAAAGTTGTGCCACAGCCATCACTACGCAAACTATCATATTCCATCCTACAGTTTGGTTGACAATGTTATCAAAATCAGcacaagagaaaagagaaattcAATCTTGGCACCCCCCTCAAAAGTCAGTCTCACATGCTTATGTTCAAAGTATTGGTTGAAACtggaaagaaaaatgataagCTAACAATGCTGTCAATAATCTTGTAATGGAAGCAGAAGCCACAAAGATGAATGACATATATAATTAACAGACATCTCAAGATAAGTGATTTTGTCAAGGAGATCAACAACAAATTGATCCTGCATTTAACTTCTCTCTGGgcaataataatatcaagattaCATGACAGAACATACCGTAATCTAGTAAATAGAAGTTGATGTACATTACGTGGGTGGTCACAAAAGCAATCAATGGAGCAGCAACCATAACTCTGGTAGCCTCATCCCGAACACTGAAGGTTCTTAAGATGGCTAAAATGAGGGAGTATCCAAGGAGAACCACTGCAGATGAGTAGTCTAGTTTCTCTGTTAGATCAACATCTCTGCAGTACAAAACAAtgcaaacaatttaaatttaagcaTAAAAGATAGgaaaacaagaaaatagaaaagaactTAAGATGAAAGGGAAATTTTAGGATAcataaatagttatattttgtttctttctcaATGTTAAAGTGGGATTTTAAAACAAGACTGAGGAAATTTCTTGGAACATCTACATAATTCAGAACAACGTGGTAACAAGTTTAACTAAAACCACTTATATATAACCAAAAAAGAATTTTACGTGAGGCTTTTAATTTTCCAAGGAAGAAAGCCTTCAAAGACGTCAATGAATCTTCCAAACGGGTAGTATTAGTAGAAATGTTCTTAAACcaagaataaaattaagaaactgTTTCTGCACTAACATTTCATTTGTATACATACAAGTGATTCAATTTGAGTCATGTCTTTTGCCAGCTGATTCAGACTTCAACATAAGAGCTACAAAGTATAACTTcactagaaaaaaataatacatactGATTGACACCACCTAAAACTAAGTACTATTTATGGTCAAATAGCAACATATCTTCCAAATGGGTAGCATTATAAATATTCttatactaaattaaattaagaaactTTTTCTGCATTAACATTTCATTCGCACATATTTTGATTCTATCTTCACTAACAAACAACACAATAGACAAGCTGATTAACACCACCTAAAATCAATCACTATTTATTTATGGTCAAATTAAACAAATCAGAATGACATTAGTAAACACAGATATTTAGATTcagttcaaaatatttaaaatatctgcATAACTTACCGACTGTGGAAAACCCCACTCCAGAACCAGGAGTTTAGTGATAAGAGCCCATACACATGCCACAGACCAGCATACTCATAATATGCCTTATTTCCATCTTTTAGAGgcaatttatagtatataagaaTCAAAAAGGAGACCCAACCATGAAAATGCATTGCAAGATTTAGAGCAGAAAAAGCCACTGAAGCAGGCTCCTGGTTAAAAGGATACATGGCAGTTATCAAACAAAGGAAGTTGAAATGATTGGAATGAAAAACTTAAGTTAAGTATGGCTTCTTTGCCAACATACCTGCATCCCATATAAACGCCTGAATGGCCATTTGCCATGATATTTGACAGGGCCAAGGTTTTGTGActccctttctttctctctatcAACCATGCAGTAGTACCGACAGTCACATTGACAATCCCATTTTTTCCATT encodes the following:
- the LOC114170133 gene encoding uncharacterized protein LOC114170133; its protein translation is MSDGWTDKKRRSICNFLVNSPKGTVFLYSLDTSDISKTADKVFKMLDDVVEFVGEENVVQVVTDNATNFKAAGDLLMKKREHLYWTPCVTHCIDLIFEDFEKHLKVYQITIKKGRRITTYIYGRAMLISMLKKFTKGRDLISPERRKIEHVVLDSRFWKNVTTCLKVATPLMVVIRLVDSDVKPAMGFIYEEMDSAKEKIKFNFNNIKKSYEPIWNIIDERWNNQLHRPLHAAAYYLNPHMHYEPNFRNDDVEVKEGLYECMKRLVKDVVERKKINLPLIEFHFTKGLFSMENAKDCRKVMLPGEWWEMFGDGTPELKRFAIRVLNLTCSSSGCERNWSSFEMLKSKQIRKIVALSFDDIESDDEWITKDGDNVRFELVQGEGDEGNVDIVGPSSVDPTLEAFDLDNIVFDANVDDAHLSYDEELDGDGEDDVGDDIIRGLEPEI
- the LOC114168126 gene encoding post-GPI attachment to proteins factor 3-like isoform X2, giving the protein MFDGWVCAFLLVLSLSWSAEVIDASAGDADPRYRGCVTQCQQSGCVGQRCFPNCKFSSDGELFDRPWYMQQGPLYLQWKKWDCQCDCRYYCMVDREKERESQNLGPVKYHGKWPFRRLYGMQEPASVAFSALNLAMHFHGWVSFLILIYYKLPLKDGNKAYYEYAGLWHVYGLLSLNSWFWSGVFHSRDVDLTEKLDYSSAVVLLGYSLILAILRTFSVRDEATRVMVAAPLIAFVTTHVMYINFYLLDYGWNMIVCVVMAVAQLSMWAVWAGFSKHPSRWKLWFVVFSGGLAMLLEIYDFPPYLGLFDAHAIWHATTIPLTYIWWSFIRDDAVFRTSNLVKKAK
- the LOC114168126 gene encoding post-GPI attachment to proteins factor 3-like isoform X1 gives rise to the protein MYSLYFLNFRSITMMFDGWVCAFLLVLSLSWSAEVIDASAGDADPRYRGCVTQCQQSGCVGQRCFPNCKFSSDGELFDRPWYMQQGPLYLQWKKWDCQCDCRYYCMVDREKERESQNLGPVKYHGKWPFRRLYGMQEPASVAFSALNLAMHFHGWVSFLILIYYKLPLKDGNKAYYEYAGLWHVYGLLSLNSWFWSGVFHSRDVDLTEKLDYSSAVVLLGYSLILAILRTFSVRDEATRVMVAAPLIAFVTTHVMYINFYLLDYGWNMIVCVVMAVAQLSMWAVWAGFSKHPSRWKLWFVVFSGGLAMLLEIYDFPPYLGLFDAHAIWHATTIPLTYIWWSFIRDDAVFRTSNLVKKAK